attaggatattaagtaaagattatgttccataaagatattttgtaaatttcctactgtaaatatatcaaaacttaatttttgattagtcatatgcattgctaagaattcatttggaattctttaaattacaacattacaactttaaagatgattttctcaatatttagatttttttgcaccctcagattccagattttcaaatagttgtatctcagacaaatattgtcctcctaacaaaccatacatcagtggaaagctttttattattatagtgaaaatctaagttttattattaatagttctTTTTATCTGGggttgattttttcttcttccatgaaACCCAAAAAGAGCCATTAAGCccattccactttttttttttctgtacatcaATTTCTGTTGCAGTTTTGCTtggttcattataaaaatgtattttatatcagGATTTGACCCTGGCCCTCATGCACACTTCTAGACTGTCTTAGGAAGAAGTGCCAGAACTATCACCTCAATAAACTGGCTTTTTGTagctttttaaatcttttaatgatctataaattTCTCAAAAGCTCCTTTATACGTGCTTCTCAGGTTTTGCAGACCCAAATCAGCACTTTGGTTCTGTGTCCCATCAGCAGAGGGTGTCCGACCGAAGCCCGATCCCTCCACGCTCCTGGATCTTTCCTTACAGTGATGTGCCTCCCTTCTACTCTAACAAAGGCATCCCGGTTTCTGTCATCCGTCTGAATCCGTACAACACTCCTCACAGGATCCAGTCCGGTCCTGGTGCTCTGTTCCCACAGGAGCCTAAATATATACCTCAGCAGCTGTCCTATCCTCCTGGATTTTACTCGCCAGGTACTGACTTACTTTGTCCTACAGTGCATTagataaattcattaaataaagctattgttaaaaatgttgcaaatagtgtttttagtgtatttcagTATTTTCCACAGGAAAAGGACTCACTTTGAGATCTCCACAGTGTGCTCAGATTTGCAGAGATACCAGAATCCTCCTAATTTCAGGAGAAACTTCTGAGACAAAACTGTTACTGTTGCGTTTATGTTTGCTTGTGAACGTTTTGTTCAACAATTGTTTATTTGTCTTGCTCTCAGTAGTTTGTCAGTGTTGCACTGCTGGTTTTATTGGCAGATCGAGCAGGTGCAGATCAGACAGCTCTACCATATTCACATTATGCTTATTACCCGGTGAGAAACATCACACAGTTCATCTTTCTGATTGAATGCCAcaaacctaaatatatatatatatatacagtacagaccaaaagtttggaaatattactatttttaatgtttttgaaagaagtttcttctgctcatcaagcctgcatttatttgatcaaaaatacagaaaaaaatgaaatgttgtgatatattattacaatttaaaataattgtttttaaatttattatactttaaattatcatttatttctgtgatgcaaagctgaatttttaggatcattatcacatgatcctttagaaatcattctaatatgatgattcattatcaaagttggaaacagttctgctgcttaatattttttcagaacatgtgatacttttttaggatactttgatgaataaaaagtaaaaaaaaaaaaaaaaaaagctatgttttcaaaatataaatattttgtaataacaatatacactactggtcagtaatttggggtcagtaatttttttttctttctttcttttttttaaataaaatcaatacttttattcagcaaggatgtgttagattgataaaaagtgatagtaaagaaaatatattattagaatatatattattagaatttttttttattttgaataaatgcagttctttttaaccttttattcatcaaatatattagacagcagaactgtttccaacactcataataaatcagaatatgagaatgatttctaaatgatcatgtgatagactggatgttacatgtgacactgaaggctgcagtaatgatgctgaaaattcagctttgcatcacaggaatacattattattttttaagtatattcaaatagaaaactattattttaagttgtaataatatttcacaatattactgttttttctgtatttttgatcaaataaatgcagtcttggtgagcagaagaaacttctttcaaaaaacattaaaaatagtaatgtttccaaacttttggtctgtactgtatatatatatatatatatatatatatatatatatatatatatatatatatatatatatatatatatatatatatacccccttaaattttttactctttaatatatatatatacacagtgggtacggaaagtattcagacccccttaaatttttcactctttgttatattgcagccatttgctaaaatcatttaagttcattttttttccctcactaaTGTACACATagcagaattgttgacatttttgcacatttattaaaaaagaaaatctgaaatattatataatattaatattatagtattatatattatataaattcaaaataccaaataaaaattattttcattctaTTGTCTTATTGCTTtgtaatatttagatattttgtaatacaacaacactttaaagattttaattcTCATTACCTTTAGCAGAACTATTCACTAAGCCACCATCACAACAGCATACAAACAGCAAACTGGCCCGCACACGTTACGCCTGAGTCTCAGCGGGGCGATGTGAACCTCGACAGGGTGTTCCAGATGGTGGATGAGTTCCAGGACTTGCCCAACGTCCACGTAGTCCGAGTGGGCACTCCTGTGACCGGCCAGCACACCTCCAGCCCATCTCTCTGCACTCTACCTGCCGCCTCCAAACTGGAGCGCGACAGTCGTCAAACTGCTGCATCCAGTCCTGTGAGAGACGAGCGTCCCTCTGCCATGGGCTGCAGTGTGGGAGCTCAGTACATCAAACTCGAGTCTGAGGGACATGATGCTGAGAAGCAGGGAGCCGGCCAACTCAAAGAAGATGATTCAGCATCCCTGGAGGCCTCAGAAAAGGTCAAAAGATGCTGGTATTGTCTTAGTTGGTCTTTAAGTGTATTGTTTCACGATACCAAAAAATACAGCATCACAAACTATAAAGACTACTTCAATTAAAACTGAGCCTTCATGGATCGATGCTATAACTCTGTAATACTCTGTAATCAGGCTTCTACAGATCAGAAAGTGACTCAGGAATGCATCAGAAACTGACAGCAGAGCAAGACTCAGCTATTCTAGGTAGGACAGTTTCAGATTATATCACACCCTTGAATGATGTTTTTGCACAATCATTCAACTTTTTATGACTTTATGGTTTTTATGATCCACAGATGACAGGCAGGATTCATCAGCATATGCAAATGACAAGCATCATAAagctattaattatttaattattaacttaagtattattattattgattatacaatttatttacagtattttaaaagtgGTATGAACTATTTAAGAAACTTTTGAAGATTTGAAGAAGTGTTAAGTTAAAATtgcatgatgttttgtttttttagttgttttctcACAGAGTTTCTGCCTTTAATTTTAATGGTATTTATGctaaatacactttaaatatctacaGTGAATGTGATATTATTTATCTTATATCCTATATATTTCAGTATTCATAAGCAtcagtatataattattattctttttttttatgtagcacAAGAGTGAAAGTCAGATTTTAATAGCATTGAATGAACTGA
The sequence above is drawn from the Cyprinus carpio isolate SPL01 chromosome B5, ASM1834038v1, whole genome shotgun sequence genome and encodes:
- the hsf5 gene encoding LOW QUALITY PROTEIN: heat shock factor protein 5 (The sequence of the model RefSeq protein was modified relative to this genomic sequence to represent the inferred CDS: deleted 1 base in 1 codon) codes for the protein MMDEEFDKSLLKVHVNYNNFPAKLWRLINSPQNDSVFWSPNGESVIVDQQRFEDELLSPVRQDAKLFKTTNFTSFIRQLNLYGFRKVYDRSFKDRRRNLHHFHNPSFKQGRPELLVHMKRLTISNKAKMQAGEEVTCRPPRRNHQQSQHNTTDAKRGFADPNQHFGSVSHQQRVSDRSPIPPRSWIFPYSDVPPFYSNKGIPVSVIRLNPYNTPHRIQSGPGALFPQEPKYIPQQLSYPPGFYSPVCQCCTAVLLADRAGADQTALPYSHYAYYPNYSLSHHHNSIQTANWPAHVTPESQRGDVNLDRVFQMVDEFQDLPNVHVVRVGTPVTGQHTSSPSLCTLPAASKLERDSRQTAASSPVRDERPSAMGCSVGAQYIKLESEGHDAEKQGAGQLKEDDSASLEASEKASTDQKVTQECIRN